In the Helicoverpa armigera isolate CAAS_96S chromosome 28, ASM3070526v1, whole genome shotgun sequence genome, one interval contains:
- the LOC110380168 gene encoding lysophosphatidylserine lipase ABHD12 isoform X1 — protein MSSKVRRILLLGASLSAGVFIFHIAVVPLIFKYCKAFRRNLVFANFVQWPLHMNYEEPSASGIEGARNLSIEYQSKVNKCKIRIGIWHILPRSSYERLKHSYDKYDKDAMDRVLGDELASSKTPVILYCHGNSNSRAAVHRIMLYKFFQKMDFHTITFDYRGYGDSTNIQPSEAGVVEDALVVYDWLHSTLTHNKNVFVWGHSLGTAISSHLVGNLQELSVRLLDRPTPLPMPKGLILEAPFNNLADEVAKHPLSKLVTWLPYYEATFVAPFRSNDEQTFKSDEHLSKVKSLPVLILHAKDDIVVPFIVGVRLYRSIQQSRTSKDASITLHAYDKSQNLGHKWICRASDLPQVVGDFVNNLSEK, from the exons ATGTCGTCAAAAGTTCGAAG GATACTACTCCTAGGTGCATCTCTGTCGGCGGGCGTGTTTATATTCCACATAGCTGTCGTGCCTTTAATCTTCAAATACTGCAAGGCCTTTAGAAGAAATCTAGTCTTCGCTAATTTtg taCAATGGCCACTCCACATGAACTACGAGGAGCCGTCGGCGTCCGGCATCGAGGGCGCCAGAAACCTCAGCATAGAGTACCAGTCTAAGGTCAACAAGTGCAAGATTAGGATCG GAATATGGCACATCCTGCCGCGGTCGTCGTACGAGCGACTGAAGCACTCGTACGACAAATACGACAAAGACGCTATGGATCGAGTGCTCGGAGACGAACTGGCCAGCTCTAAGACTCCTGTTATATTATACTGTCATG gtAACTCGAACTCTCGCGCGGCGGTGCACAGAATAATGTTGTACAAATTTTTCCAGAAGATGGACTTTCATACTATCACTTTTGATTACAGAG GTTACGGCGACTCGACAAACATCCAGCCATCAGAAGCGGGCGTGGTGGAAGACGCACTCGTGGTGTACGACTGGCTTCACTCCACTCTCACACATAATAAAAACGTATTTGTGTGGGGACACTCTTTGG GCACAGCAATCTCATCTCACCTAGTAGGCAATCTACAGGAGTTGTCAGTCAGACTACTAGACCGACCCACTCCGTTACCGATGCCCAAAGGACTGATACTCGAAGCGCCATTCAATAACCTGGCTGATGAAGTGGCGAAACATCCACTTTCTAAG ctagTAACATGGCTCCCCTACTACGAAGCAACGTTTGTGGCTCCATTCCGTTCTAACGACGAGCAGACCTTCAAGTCGGACGAGCATCTGTCCAAGGTCAAATCTCTGCCAGTACTCATACTGCACGCCAAGGACGATATTGTTGTGCCTTTCATTGTGGGCGTTAGG CTATACCGCTCAATACAGCAATCCCGTACTTCGAAAGACGCGAGTATCACGCTACACGCGTACGACAAGAGTCAGAACTTGGGACACAAGTGGATCTGCAGGGCGTCTGACCTGCCGCAAGTTGTTGG gGACTTCGTGAATAATCTGtcagagaaataa
- the LOC110380168 gene encoding lysophosphatidylserine lipase ABHD12 isoform X3: protein MVEFGGLIICIPLYAAGILLLGASLSAGVFIFHIAVVPLIFKYCKAFRRNLVFANFVQWPLHMNYEEPSASGIEGARNLSIEYQSKVNKCKIRIGIWHILPRSSYERLKHSYDKYDKDAMDRVLGDELASSKTPVILYCHGNSNSRAAVHRIMLYKFFQKMDFHTITFDYRGYGDSTNIQPSEAGVVEDALVVYDWLHSTLTHNKNVFVWGHSLGTAISSHLVGNLQELSVRLLDRPTPLPMPKGLILEAPFNNLADEVAKHPLSKLVTWLPYYEATFVAPFRSNDEQTFKSDEHLSKVKSLPVLILHAKDDIVVPFIVGVRLYRSIQQSRTSKDASITLHAYDKSQNLGHKWICRASDLPQVVGDFVNNLSEK from the exons ATGGTAGAATTCGGAGGACTGATAATTTGTATACCTCTTTACGCCGCTGG GATACTACTCCTAGGTGCATCTCTGTCGGCGGGCGTGTTTATATTCCACATAGCTGTCGTGCCTTTAATCTTCAAATACTGCAAGGCCTTTAGAAGAAATCTAGTCTTCGCTAATTTtg taCAATGGCCACTCCACATGAACTACGAGGAGCCGTCGGCGTCCGGCATCGAGGGCGCCAGAAACCTCAGCATAGAGTACCAGTCTAAGGTCAACAAGTGCAAGATTAGGATCG GAATATGGCACATCCTGCCGCGGTCGTCGTACGAGCGACTGAAGCACTCGTACGACAAATACGACAAAGACGCTATGGATCGAGTGCTCGGAGACGAACTGGCCAGCTCTAAGACTCCTGTTATATTATACTGTCATG gtAACTCGAACTCTCGCGCGGCGGTGCACAGAATAATGTTGTACAAATTTTTCCAGAAGATGGACTTTCATACTATCACTTTTGATTACAGAG GTTACGGCGACTCGACAAACATCCAGCCATCAGAAGCGGGCGTGGTGGAAGACGCACTCGTGGTGTACGACTGGCTTCACTCCACTCTCACACATAATAAAAACGTATTTGTGTGGGGACACTCTTTGG GCACAGCAATCTCATCTCACCTAGTAGGCAATCTACAGGAGTTGTCAGTCAGACTACTAGACCGACCCACTCCGTTACCGATGCCCAAAGGACTGATACTCGAAGCGCCATTCAATAACCTGGCTGATGAAGTGGCGAAACATCCACTTTCTAAG ctagTAACATGGCTCCCCTACTACGAAGCAACGTTTGTGGCTCCATTCCGTTCTAACGACGAGCAGACCTTCAAGTCGGACGAGCATCTGTCCAAGGTCAAATCTCTGCCAGTACTCATACTGCACGCCAAGGACGATATTGTTGTGCCTTTCATTGTGGGCGTTAGG CTATACCGCTCAATACAGCAATCCCGTACTTCGAAAGACGCGAGTATCACGCTACACGCGTACGACAAGAGTCAGAACTTGGGACACAAGTGGATCTGCAGGGCGTCTGACCTGCCGCAAGTTGTTGG gGACTTCGTGAATAATCTGtcagagaaataa
- the LOC110380168 gene encoding lysophosphatidylserine lipase ABHD12 isoform X2, which yields MSSKVRRILLLGASLSAGVFIFHIAVVPLIFKYCKAFRRNLVFANFVQWPLHMNYEEPSASGIEGARNLSIEYQSKVNKCKIRIGIWHILPRSSYERLKHSYDKYDKDAMDRVLGDELASSKTPVILYCHGNSNSRAAVHRIMLYKFFQKMDFHTITFDYRGYGDSTNIQPSEAGVVEDALVVYDWLHSTLTHNKNVFVWGHSLGTAISSHLVGNLQELSVRLLDRPTPLPMPKGLILEAPFNNLADEVAKHPLSKLVTWLPYYEATFVAPFRSNDEQTFKSDEHLSKVKSLPVLILHAKDDIVVPFIVGVRLYRSIQQSRTSKDASITLHAYDKSQNLGHKWICRASDLPQVVG from the exons ATGTCGTCAAAAGTTCGAAG GATACTACTCCTAGGTGCATCTCTGTCGGCGGGCGTGTTTATATTCCACATAGCTGTCGTGCCTTTAATCTTCAAATACTGCAAGGCCTTTAGAAGAAATCTAGTCTTCGCTAATTTtg taCAATGGCCACTCCACATGAACTACGAGGAGCCGTCGGCGTCCGGCATCGAGGGCGCCAGAAACCTCAGCATAGAGTACCAGTCTAAGGTCAACAAGTGCAAGATTAGGATCG GAATATGGCACATCCTGCCGCGGTCGTCGTACGAGCGACTGAAGCACTCGTACGACAAATACGACAAAGACGCTATGGATCGAGTGCTCGGAGACGAACTGGCCAGCTCTAAGACTCCTGTTATATTATACTGTCATG gtAACTCGAACTCTCGCGCGGCGGTGCACAGAATAATGTTGTACAAATTTTTCCAGAAGATGGACTTTCATACTATCACTTTTGATTACAGAG GTTACGGCGACTCGACAAACATCCAGCCATCAGAAGCGGGCGTGGTGGAAGACGCACTCGTGGTGTACGACTGGCTTCACTCCACTCTCACACATAATAAAAACGTATTTGTGTGGGGACACTCTTTGG GCACAGCAATCTCATCTCACCTAGTAGGCAATCTACAGGAGTTGTCAGTCAGACTACTAGACCGACCCACTCCGTTACCGATGCCCAAAGGACTGATACTCGAAGCGCCATTCAATAACCTGGCTGATGAAGTGGCGAAACATCCACTTTCTAAG ctagTAACATGGCTCCCCTACTACGAAGCAACGTTTGTGGCTCCATTCCGTTCTAACGACGAGCAGACCTTCAAGTCGGACGAGCATCTGTCCAAGGTCAAATCTCTGCCAGTACTCATACTGCACGCCAAGGACGATATTGTTGTGCCTTTCATTGTGGGCGTTAGG CTATACCGCTCAATACAGCAATCCCGTACTTCGAAAGACGCGAGTATCACGCTACACGCGTACGACAAGAGTCAGAACTTGGGACACAAGTGGATCTGCAGGGCGTCTGACCTGCCGCAAGTTGTTGGGTAA
- the LOC110380165 gene encoding uncharacterized protein LOC110380165: MIIVMLFLLPLLADARITINVTISSDETDMKVNISYKGNHDKVVTDEELKLFNITYPRLNKGLRVELGKVPNDVFLKNPTPYGDLFEKFHWEPMKRRLTVKKTKILDIITEDIVLGTHEYINKATTSIKSKRTMNTTVINQFSSTWSKTGLPDSEILTNYTMIFDYGNHTYVNKWRNESTKAVKMTIGVTKEGLISIKPKRTVVTKLIASRTIVLVEFLYEAKLVGSIIANYAEVYGKYHFWAPSVKSIMKAGNMTNEVLTTEILEIRCFTNPRLQVYDKLTGEIVEPPKVKRPLMKILKNKNTTRVIYITTEKPKPKNFLWFKVF, encoded by the coding sequence ATGATAATAGTGATGCTATTTTTACTTCCACTACTAGCGGACGCAAGAATAACGATTAATGTAACAATAAGTTCAGATGAAACAGATATGAAAGTTAACATCAGTTACAAAGGAAATCATGATAAAGTAGTGACAGATGAAGAACTGAAACTATTCAACATAACATATCCAAGACTGAACAAAGGTCTAAGAGTAGAACTTGGTAAAGTACCAAATGACGTATTCCTTAAAAACCCAACACCATACGGTGATTTGTTTGAGAAGTTCCATTGGGAACCAATGAAGAGAAGACTGACAGTTAAAAAGACTAAAATATTAGACATTATTACTGAAGATATAGTTCTAGGCACTCACGAATATATTAACAAAGCTACAACCAGTATAAAGTCTAAAAGAACAATGAATACTACTGTTATAAACCAATTTAGTTCTACATGGTCAAAAACAGGTCTTCCAGACAGCGAAATATTAACCAACTATACCATGATATTTGATTACGGAAACCACACATATGTTAATAAATGGAGAAACGAAAGTACCAAAGCTGTTAAAATGACTATAGGTGTGACAAAAGAAGGACTTATCTCAATAAAGCCTAAAAGGACTGTAGTGACTAAATTAATAGCTTCAAGAACAATTGTGCTGGTGGAATTTTTATACGAAGCAAAACTCGTTGGCAGTATAATAGCAAATTATGCAGAAGTTTATGGTAAATACCATTTCTGGGCGCCATCAGTGAAAAGCATCATGAAAGCAGGCAACATGACCAATGAGGTTTTAACAACGGAAATATTAGAAATCAGATGTTTCACTAATCCTAGGTTACAAGTGTATGACAAGTTAACTGGAGAAATTGTGGAACCACCCAAAGTAAAGCGGCCGTTaatgaaaatactgaaaaataagaATACAACGCGTGTTATTTATATTACGACGGAAAAACCTAAGCCGAAGAATTTTCTTTGGTTCaaggttttttaa
- the LOC110380167 gene encoding spherulin-2A: MGLKLLVLVLIIKQVVARIQINAIVDEHKQVHVTYNGIELHLISDEDIRSFHLEDENLIEAVTKHLGQRPKDIYLKSPTPWGDLYKTYKWETVKREMSIKSVRVTGISKDPVVVLSQDFENISSNKTIKVNTGISHTIENTITTSWTKSKEFTVSQEIEYEFNVGFAKAAGTTGFSFTSNWGVSEEITKTDTIGTTSGMETELKPGQAVTAVLSAKAGFLELEVVHKASLRGNVAVNFRRKHAGHHFWGPTIQDVMRTGGISNEIITIETIRFGFHVEGSLKVYDKETGEAV, encoded by the coding sequence ATGGGCTTAAAACTACTAGTGTTAGTGCTTATAATAAAACAAGTGGTAGCGAGGATACAAATAAACGCAATAGTAGACGAACATAAGCAAGTGCATGTTACGTACAACGGAATTGAACTGCACCTAATCTCCGATGAAGACATCAGATCATTTCATCTTGAAGACGAAAATTTAATAGAAGCAGTAACGAAGCATTTAGGACAACGGCCCAAAGACATTTACCTGAAAAGTCCTACACCATGGGGAGATTTATACAAGACTTATAAATGGGAGACAGTGAAGAGAGAAATGTCGATAAAATCAGTAAGAGTTACTGGCATCAGTAAAGACCCAGTAGTAGTGTTGTCACAAGATTTTGAGAACATATCGAGTAACAAAACGATAAAAGTGAACACAGGTATCTCTCACActatagaaaatacaataacgACGAGTTGGACAAAATCGAAAGAATTCACAGTCTCGCAAGAAATCGAGTACGAATTCAACGTCGGTTTTGCTAAAGCTGCAGGAACCACTGGTTTTTCTTTCACTTCAAATTGGGGTGTTAGTGAGGAGATCACAAAAACTGATACTATAGGCACTACTAGTGGAATGGAGACAGAATTAAAACCGGGACAAGCTGTAACAGCGGTTTTATCGGCAAAAGCCGGTTTTTTGGAGCTAGAAGTAGTACATAAAGCATCTTTAAGGGGTAACGTAGCTGTGAATTTTAGAAGGAAGCATGCTGGTCACCATTTCTGGGGACCCACGATTCAAGATGTGATGAGAACTGGAGGGATTAGCAATGAAATAATTACGATAGAGACTATTAGGTTCGGATTTCATGTTGAAGGATCTTTGAAAGTTTATGATAAGGAGACTGGGGAAGCGGTGTGA
- the LOC110380157 gene encoding pro-resilin-like, with protein MKVFIPLLCIVALAIAEPPVGDGYASARSSHHDHDHGHDHSLDFQRSLSQEYGPPTSRSFGTSRNALSTEYGPPNARSSSRSGLSQSYGVPSARSSLSQEYGVPNARSSSQFSSSRSLSTEYGLPSSRSSPSTEYGVPSSRSSLSTEYGVPSARTPSSEYGVPNSRSSPSAEYGVPSSRSSPSTEYGVPNARNSPSEQYGVPAARNSLSEEYGVPAARNSLSQEYGVPSSRSNIDGRTPSTQYGPPEFRSTPSEEYGVPSQRSFGARNPSQKYGPPTSRNSPFSPNALSQEYGVPSTRTADAKSFTTPKSIAKSFSASSRSFKSQSSRSFGSRTPSTSYGLPSARNSDSYSQGAKAPSQSYGAPARDVSDTYGVPSARGLSQEYGVPAIRAAVQKTGAVASSYADAAARSPPSDTYGVPAARDSMPSDQYGVPDQYNNQNNQGYSYARDALNELLNQEPANYDFAYKVNDFESGSDFGHTETRQENRAEGSYFVVLPDGTKQTVEYEADERGFKPRISVEPADLGRSGYDDNAADLARSGDGPY; from the exons atgaag gtGTTTATACCTCTCCTGTGTATTGTGGCGCTGGCAATCGCCGAACCACCAGTCGG CGACGGCTACGCATCAGCACGCTCCAGCCATCACGACCACGACCATGGTCACGACCACAGCCTAGACTTCCAAAGATCTCTGTCCCAAGAGTACGGACCTCCCACCTCCCGGTCTTTTGGAACCTCCCGTAACGCCCTCTCAACTGAATACGGACCTCCGAACGCAAGATCAAGCTCAAGATCTGGTCTATCCCAGAGTTACGGAGTTCCGAGCGCTCGTAGCAGTCTTTCGCAAGAATATGGAGTTCCAAATGCTAGGAGTAGCAGCCAGTTTTCGTCTTCTCGGAGCCTTTCAACTGAGTATGGTCTACCCAGTTCTAGAAGCTCACCGTCTACTGAGTATGGAGTTCCTAGCTCTCGTTCTTCGCTGTCTACTGAATATGGAGTACCAAGTGCACGTACCCCTTCTTCCGAATATGGAGTACCGAATTCCCGATCTTCCCCTTCTGCCGAATACGGAGTTCCCAGTTCCCGGTCCTCCCCCTCAACGGAATACGGAGTCCCCAATGCAAGGAACAGCCCATCTGAGCAGTATGGAGTACCTGCAGCCAGGAACTCTTTGTCTGAAGAATACGGCGTGCCAGCTGCAAGGAATTCGCTCTCTCAAGAATACGGTGTACCATCTTCAAGGTCTAACATCGATGGGAGGACGCCATCCACTCAGTATGGACCCCCTGAATTTCGCTCCACACCCTCTGAAGAATATGGAGTACCTTCCCAAAGAAGCTTCGGTGCCCGCAATCCTTCTCAAAAATATGGCCCACCGACTTCAAGAAATTCTCCCTTCTCGCCGAATGCTTTGTCTCAAGAATATGGTGTTCCATCAACAAGAACTGCTGATGCTAAAAGCTTTACTACGCCCAAAAGCATTGCAAAGTCCTTTTCTGCCTCATCACGGTCATTCAAATCCCAATCATCTCGTTCTTTTGGTTCCCGTACACCATCAACCAGCTACGGTCTCCCCAGTGCAAGGAATTCTGATTCTTATTCCCAGGGTGCTAAGGCTCCTTCTCAATCGTACGGTGCGCCAGCTCGTGATGTGTCAGATACGTATGGAGTGCCTAGTGCGAGGGGTTTGTCTCAGGAGTACGGTGTGCCTGCGATTCGGGCTGCGGTCCAGAAGACTGGTGCTGTCGCTTCGTCTTATGCTGATGCTGCTGCCAg GTCTCCTCCATCAGACACATACGGGGTCCCTGCAGCTCGCGACTCGATGCCGTCAGACCAGTACGGAGTTCCTGACCAGTACAACAACCAGAACAACCAGGGTTACTCTTACGCCAGGGATGCTCTCAACGAACTCTTGAACCAG gAGCCAGCTAACTACGACTTCGCATACAAAGTGAATGACTTCGAGTCAGGCAGCGATTTCGGGCACACGGAGACGAGACAGGAGAACAGGGCTGAAGGGTCCTACTTCGTGGTGCTGCCTGATGGTACCAAGCAG ACTGTGGAGTACGAGGCAGATGAGCGTGGCTTCAAGCCGAGGATCTCCGTGGAACCTGCAGACCTTGGACGTTCGGGCTACGATGATAATGCAGCTGACCTCGCTAGGTCTGGTGATGGACCTTATTGA
- the LOC110380163 gene encoding pro-resilin-like, whose amino-acid sequence MKTIAAVVLLVVFASAEPPPSNSYLPPPSSSRGAGYPQGPATQNLGPQIVAARTLDPQGRAGQGHGAHGGHGAHGAQVNGFGRTGPQDHGSAHARLGGDAAAGYDHNAAAFARNALEEINAEPANYNFGYMVNDYQEGTDFGHHEERQEERAQGEYHVVLPDGRKQTVSYEADERGFKPQISYEDSEGYDSNANNARSNQVNGYANHDAGYANHGNHGNHEDGYHGNHGNGNARSNGY is encoded by the exons ATgaag ACTATCGCCGCTGTTGTGTTACTCGTGGTGTTTGCTTCCGCAGAACCGCCTCCGTCTAACAG CTACCTACCACCTCCATCATCATCCCGCGGTGCTGGCTACCCTCAGGGTCCTGCTACCCAGAACTTGGGCCCTCAGATAGTGGCAGCCAGGACCCTGGACCCTCAGGGACGTGCTGGGCAGGGTCATGGAGCTCATGGTGGACACGGGGCTCATGGTGCTCAAGTTAATGGTTTTGGAAG AACCGGTCCCCAAGACCACGGCTCCGCTCACGCGAGGCTTGGCGGTGATGCTGCCGCTGGCTACGACCACAATGCTGCCGCCTTCGCCAGGAATGCTCTTGAAGAGATTAATGCT GAACCAGCGAACTACAACTTCGGTTACATGGTGAATGATTACCAGGAGGGAACCGACTTCGGTCACCACGAGGAGCGCCAGGAGGAGCGCGCTCAGGGAGAGTACCATGTCGTGTTACCTGATGGCAGAAAACAG ACTGTAAGCTACGAAGCCGACGAACGCGGTTTCAAGCCTCAAATCTCCTACGAGGATTCTGAAGGTTACGATAGCAACGCCAACAACGCTCGCAGCAACCAGGTCAATGGTTATGCCAACCACGACGCTGGTTACGCCAACCACGGCAACCACGGTAACCACGAAGATGGGTACCACGGTAACCATGGCAACGGGAATGCGCGCTCTAATGGCTACTGA
- the LOC110380155 gene encoding uncharacterized protein LOC110380155 yields MKVLIAVVFAIGSVSALGSGPYLPSGWRPSGPSFYLPSEVAKPADSPLKENLLQETEASGSDALREYGPPKLEVVQYSVNQGLPDVATEQTFFVQSLATQELQSAVQEAVQVEANTEQAAALVEEVSSTTEAQSEELSAQEQATEVLSEAQPTLEANPLDFAAEIVEQTSEAVQDEATEALVQEEIAAPTAAAAEADSEVSTSVAQEEVVVPTALVVEAVEEVVPTAALVQEEVVPTVVEQLVVEKVAAGVNNIAEALVNLEKEVKAAEALESAVEIKQEYISGSVQQAPEGFLEYGPPGFREYGPPKPEDIARSAAVEVAPTSAFENNEVRRRRFSPKLKAHKRH; encoded by the exons ATGAag GTCCTGATTGCTGTCGTCTTCGCCATCGGCTCCGTGTCAGCGCTGGGCTCTGGACCCTACCTGCCCAGTGGATGGAGGCCTAGTGGTCCCAGCTTCTATTTACCGTCGGAAGTTGCG AAGCCAGCTGACAGTCCTCTCAAGGAGAACCTGCTCCAGGAAACCGAAGCCTCAGGGTCTGATGCCCTCAGGGAGTACGGACCTCCCAAGCTTGAGGTGGTACAATACAGCGTCAACCAGGGCCTGCCTGATGTGGCTACAGAACAGACCTTCTTCGTCCAATCTCTGGCTACCCAGGAGTTGCAGTCGGCTGTCCAGGAAGCTGTGCAGGTTGAAG CAAACACAGAACAAGCCGCCGCTCTCGTAGAAGAGGTTTCATCCACCACCGAGGCTCAATCAGAAGAACTATCAGCTCAGGAACAAGCTACTGAGGTCCTCTCCGAAGCCCAACCTACCTTAGAAGCAAACCCACTCGACTTTGCAGCAGAAATCGTAGAACAGACCTCCGAAGCTGTACAAGATGAAGCCACAGAGGCTTTAGTTCAAGAAGAAATCGCTGCACCCACTGCCGCTGCTGCCGAAGCAGACAGCGAGGTTTCCACATCTGTGGCACAAGAAGAAGTGGTGGTACCAACTGCGTTAGTTGTTGAAGCTGTAGAAGAAGTAGTACCAACTGCTGCCTTAGTTCAGGAAGAGGTTGTACCAACTGTGGTTGAGCAGCTTGTAGTTGAGAAGGTGGCTGCTGGAGTGAATAATATCGCTGAGGCTTTGGTTAACTTGGAGAAGGAAGTTAAGGCTGCTGAG GCTCTTGAATCTGCCGTGGAAATCAAGCAGGAGTATATTTCTGG ATCTGTGCAACAAGCTCCCGAAGGTTTCTTGGAGTACGGCCCCCCCGGCTTCAGGGAGTACGGACCCCCCAAGCCAGAGGACATCGCTAGGTCTGCTGCTGTTGAG GTTGCTCCTACCAGTGCTTTTGAGAACAACGAAGTTAGAAGGAGGCGTTTCTCCCCGAaactcaa GGCACACAAGAGGCACTAA
- the LOC110380164 gene encoding uncharacterized protein LOC110380164, whose protein sequence is MGRCNVFLNLFVFVTLVNLFSQADVEAYELFRYNPKDLQPYTWKYVYQHRKKDEAQSKEDHNEYGCIPESNEKIRPDRTLPPRDGGEEYTHGEKRVSSHNTRIPEFKHVPTSAGMKVFYGRPLPGHIIVLPNVNNVFDYHAKPV, encoded by the exons ATGGGTCGTTGTAACGTTTTTCTAAATCTTTTTGTGTTTGTCACATTGGTCAATTT attttctCAAGCTGACGTCGAAGCATACGAACTCTTTCGTTACAATCCCAAGGATTTGCAGCCATATACTTGGAAGTATGTGTACCAACATAGAAAGAAGGATGAAGCTCAATCTAAAGAGGACCACAATGAATATGGATGTATCCC AGAAAGTAACGAAAAAATAAGGCCCGACAGAACTCTACCACCCAGAGATGGTGGAGAAGAATACACTCATGGTGAGAAAAGGGTGTCTTCTCATAACACAAGAATACCTGAATTCAAGCATGTGCCAACT agcGCTGGTATGAAAGTTTTCTACGGACGCCCCCTACCTGGACACATAATTGTCTTGCCAAACGTAAACAACGTTTTTGATTATCACGCAAAACCTGTCTAA